In Chanos chanos chromosome 14, fChaCha1.1, whole genome shotgun sequence, the sequence TGTTGCTGTTCAGGGCAGACTTACTGATGGTGGTGGCTGCCTGGAAAACACAGTCCGTGCACTTATCAGAGATCCACACCGGTTGGTCTCATTCACCAACAGTGGATTTAAAAACGTAAGTGGGGTTTACTGAACCCAGATAAGATTGTTATGGATGACCAGCAGCCAGGATAAAGAAAGTGATTTTAGGTCATGATCTGAATTCTAGGAAATTACTCAGTTTTTACCATCTTCGgggaaccaaaacaaaaaacagcataaacaacagatcttttttttcactctcgtTTGAGCACTTTCACAGCAGAGAATTACTGGAGCGCTGAGATGTCCCCATGGCAACCATTTTAGAATAACAGGCCACTTAACCAGAGAAAGATCACTCTGTGCTTTAGTCCACAGATATACATTTACAAAGGGGAATCGACAGATCCCTCAAAAATCTGTTACGGTGGATAATTAGAGAAAAAgacgaaaataaataaatgtatatataaatatatgcaaaATATTAAACccttttaataaataaaaataatgaaaaagaacatCATCTGGCAAAGGCAGCATCTTGTGGAGCATAATTAGACAAGACAACGTAATCTATGCTGTAGCTTCACTTGAGTACTGTGGGGGAGTGAGGGCAGCTAGGTTtcagaagtgagagagagagagagagagaaagagagagagagagacttactcTGGTGGTACGGAAATAATTGTGAAAGTGAATATCTTCATTGAAGTCAATTGCAAAAGGGGCTTTTGGTGCCCTCTTCCGCGGCTCCTTCTCTGGCATATGATCCTCTAAAACAAGTCATGAAAGATCTGCATGTTATACATCAGAGACGGTGTCTCCTTCCACaggatttttttcatttacaatcTATTTTTATTGGATTTTAAAGTCTCTTATACATAACTATGAGTATTTAAGGCATATAAATCTATTCCATACATTCATATAGCTTTATGTGCCTTAGATAAAGCCCTGAGACAGACTCACGTTTGTGACCGGGTTTGAAAAGCCAGTAGCCGGGTCCGACCCATGTTGCCATGGTTCTGGGACTGAAATAGGAGTATTCTCTGGGTTGAGAAGACAACTGAAGGCACATTGTAGCGATGTCACCTTCCCCAATTGGAATTACTcctctgcagacagacagagtgaaacaaACCATTGCCTAAATACATAATGTACTATTGAACATATAAACCCACGCTCTTACTCAATACAATTTACAAACTGTACGCGTTTTTGAACATAACTAATTAAGCCTGTCGTCACTAAATTTATAAAGCAAAGATACCAGGTTCCATAACATGAACAGTAACTTGCTGAACTAAACTAGTCCTAAACTAATTCAAGTGTAAGGAACCCTTTGTGAAGAGTCAAGCGTCTCACCGGCCCTTGGACGGACTTGACAGCCCGCAGGCATCTTTGTGCTCCTTTGCGTCCCCCTGCCCCCCATAGTCCTCCAGCCCTCCGTCATCTCCGTCTGCGTCAAACTGGTCCCCGAAGTCCTGAACCTCCTCTTCCGCGTCCGGCTCTACGTCCGCATTCACGTCAAAGGCGTGTTCTCCCTGCTTCATCTTCTCCAGCATCTGGTTTATAGTCTACACAACACATTATGCAGCAGTTAATACAAACCTGTTTACAAACAGGCACAAGTTCTTTTGATCAGGAGGTTTTATGAGAACATCTGGATAAGACTGGTGTGAAAAATTCCACCAAGGTATAGTGCGTCCTGTCAGTGCATTAAAACACTTCATAAGACATTTCTATATGATCATGATGAGCGGATGATTGATTTTGATGGGATCTGATTATGATGAGTGCGTGACTGGTTTTGAAGGGATCCTTAAAGAAAAGCATTATACAAATTACCATTCACaaatgctgtgctgtgctgtttgatGATCAAAGTCTGTTGTGATTGTTAGTGCTCCGTTGCATTACGTTTCTGCtaaaagtgtctgtgtttactgtgtctgCGGATAGTACAGGGCCTCAAGCAGCATCTCTGATGGCAAAACAGGtttgaggaggtttttttttgttttgttttaaggccAATAGTCCGGAAGCCTCACAATCTGTAAATAAAATCAGGTGCCGGATGCATGAGGCTGCGTCTGATTTAACCTGACGTTGGTGAAGACAGGATGGGTCATCAAAGGCCACAGGCATCAGGCTGtagagcaaacagaaaaacaatgctAACCTGATCAGGTGTCCATCTAGTGAAAGAAAAGTCCTCTAGGGATGGACAGATTGGTCTCTCCTCCAGTGCTTTCAGATTCTCTACGGCAGAGAGAAGACATACGCAGTAGTCTACACCATTCCAATCGACAtgataaaacacattacagactACGGGCAGGTCTCCTTGGCAACCACGTGTGAGGATGTGATTCTGACTATGGGCAGGGGTGCTAAAGCCTGAATGAGAAGCACCGGTGAGTCTTGATGTCTCACACTTTATGCATTCAAAATAATCCTTCCTGAAATTGCTCGGGATATGAGGGTCTCCAATAGGTCACCCATAGCAGGAAACTTCTGCTGGGCAGAGATGCAAACAATAAACTAGGCCTTCTAGCAGAATCAGGACAGACTGTGCAGGAGAatataaaaaaaggagagaagtgaTGTCAGGCCAAGGGAAGTCATGGAGCATTACATGGGAGACAAAagaattttcagtttcatttaaatcAGCGGAGGCTTCAGCTCCTTTGCAAATTATTTCTTGTTATCTTGGGATTACAGCCTCTTTCAGTTATTAAAGTACCGGAGGGAGTCAATGCGTTGTTTATGAGTTTAATCTATTTTAAAGAAGTTCCCACTGAAACCataacattcattttattcttctAAAGAAGCAACagcagacagaagagagagaccacagtgcttgtgtgtgagttttaccTGTAAAAGACTGGACAGgtacatgtgagtgagtgtgtgtgttttacctgtaaaAGACTGGACaggtacatgtgtgtgagtgtgtgtgttttacctgtaaaAGACAGGACAGGTACacgttgtgtgagtgtgtgtgtgttttacctgtaatAGGCTGGACAGgtatatgttgtgtgttttacctgtaaaAGGCCGGACAggtacatgtgtgtgagcgcgtgcgtGTTGTACCTGTAATAGGCCAGAGAGgtatatgttgtgtgtgagtgtgtgtgttttacctgtaaaAGACTACACAGGtacatgttgtgtgtgagtgtgtgtgtgttgtactggaCAGGtacatgttgtgtgtgagtatgtgtgtgttgtacctgtaAAAGGCTGGACAGGaacatgttgtgtgtgagtatgtgtgtgttgtacctgtaAAAGGCTGGACaggtacatgtgtgtgagtatgtgtgtgttgtacctgcAAAAGACTGGAcaggtaaatgttgtgtgtgttgtacctgtaAAAGACTGGACAGGtacatgttgtgtgtgagtatgtgtgtgttgtacctgtaAAAGACTGGACAGGtacatgttgtgtgtgagtatgtgtgtgttgtacctgtaAAAGGCTGGACAGGtacatgttgtgtgtgagtgtgtgtgtgttgtacctgtaAAAGACTGGACGGgtacatgttgtgtgtgttgtacctgtaAAAGACTGGACAGGAGCATGTTGTGTGGGGACTGCTGTACAGGGGGACTGAGAGCGCAGGAGAGTCATGTGCGACGGGAAACGTAATTCACAACGGTTGTCCTCActaaacagcacagacaaaaacactccAGCCGTGCTGTTCTCATCGAAAGACGCAGCCATACGCTGGAACATGGGATCCACctaaaacagcacacagcaatGATAACTCACCCAGTGACCGGGGCAGGACAAACATCTTGACCAATCAAGTTCTGCCATTAGTGTAGAAGAAACAGCCCAATTAATCATTAGTGGTGGGATTACATGTACATTTGAGGGCAGTGTTTTCAGTGAGCTATTTTTAATGATCAAATGTCCACAAATACCAAAGGACAAATACATCACAGCTTAGGATCTTTACAGTCAACATCTCTGTAAGAAACACAATTAATCAATAAGTGGCTGTATTTGTTAAGTATGTTAACGACTGATTGAAGGTTTGAGTCAGGCTGATGGACAATTCACAGACTAGCAGGATAATTTACATCAGTGTACGAACAGAAGCCACTGCCCTCCAGTAAAAATACTTAATGTTGTCTCCTCCTAGACAAATACTACTATCAATTGACCACCTGTCTGTTAAGGTTACTTGACAAACGATGGCATATAAAACACCCTCCTGGAATAACCAATGGACCTCACCTCACACTTCATCTCTGACTCGGAACGGTTGATGTTACTCAGATTCTGTTCCACCGTTTTCTTTGGCGGCCTCTTCTTCTTAGGAGCCTGCTTAACCGCAGCCTGGTCTCCCTCACTGCCCTCTACGACCTCAGCCTCCTCTCCAGCATCCTGTCCTGGGGcattcaacaaaacaacaatcaaCCTACGAGTGTCCAGGCTGCCCCACACttgaatgaaatatgaatgaaacatttactACTTTGATAGTGCGCACAAATTTTCTCATCAAAAGTCTCACCGGGAAACAAACCAATTTTAGAAAGGTTTTAAAATGATGACTGACAAAGGTGATGAACACCAGCAGTTTGAACTTGGCCTTTGTCCAAGACACTCCGCGCGCTCACGCCTACCTTCTTTAGGCTTGGTCTCCGAACCCAGACCCCCAAGGACTCTGTATGCGTCAGCATGAACCGCGTCCACTCTGACGGCATAAATCTTAGTGCTGGCATCCAGCGTGCCCGCGGCCACCTAAACAGACCGCGAGTGTGCAAATATTACGACCGCAGTGAAAGCTGTACAGTactaaagaaaaacaacccACACATAAACCTGTGCCAATTTAATCAAGTGAACATTGCATATAAATGTAAGGGTCGAACCTTAAAGTTGAGTTCAGAGTCCTTCTGCTTAAGAATGTCTGCCATGTAGTCAATGAGGTGCAATCCAAATGCATTCTTAGTGGTGATTTTCtataacacaaagagagagggggacaaaATGAAAGAATCGCAAGAATGAAAGTTGATCAGTGACACTGGAATCAAAAGCTATGTCCAAATgtcaacaacattaaaaatttAAGTACTCACATTCTCTGTTGACAGTTTGATGCAAGTAGAGTAATGCTCTGAGATTTGAGCAGTTGACAGTTTGGGCACTGCAGCAGGGGTCCCTGTGGCACTACAGAgagatatgcacacacaaagcataATTAATACAGATACAAATTCATACACTATGGAGGATACTCGGTAAGTTAGAGAGCTATTTACTGTACCTGTGACCCACAGAATCGTTAATGGAGGAGTCAGCTATCCCGTGAAGGTCTGTGACTTTGGACCTCCGCCTCTGACGTCGCTCTTGCTCATCGTCATTGCCTTGAAGGGAATCCAGGAGAGGCGTACTGGTAGCAGACAATGCCGCTTTGGGTCCCAAAGACGGCGAGGACCACTGACGCGGCCGCGAGGTCGGAGTGCTGAATGCGCTCATAGTGGCTGTTGGAACAATTGAATAGTAAAGCGGTGCTCAGTTGTTCCTTGCGGACTAAATTTACACCGTGCAATGTCAAGCTATCTGCGAACTGAGTTAACTCGATAGTACTAGCTTGCTTGTTCCATTTACGTTGTCACAACGCAAATGCCATATCATGTCAAAAAAAGTTTGCTATAGCTGGTTAGCGAACATATCTGTGTCCACTTAAATTGCCTAATACATTGTAATCTGACAGCTTTAAAGGCAGCAAGACGAAACATTTCCACTGAACTAATAATAAACATTGCCTAGCGAACAAGTTCGCTTGCTAGCTGTTCAAGAAGTGTTTACTTGCTAACGGATACATTAGCTTGAAAACAAAAACGTCTCCAACTTGCCAAAACACCGTTCTCTAAAACAACATATTCGTCAATAAAAAGATAAACACCTTGGAAGGCAGCTTGTCCAAAATCCAACAATGAATGATATTCCGAGTTTATACTGGAAAATAAAAATTCGACACAAGTCTTGCTCACTTACACGCTATTATATCGTCACTTTCCAACTTCCTAGTAAAACATCCATTTGAAAATCAGCGCCAAACGGTTATCTGCGTCAGACGTTACGTAAATACGTAAATACGTAAGATCCGACCAGACAGCTGGAAAGGGTAGAATATCACAGAACGTTTTGTTAATACATAAGCCAAGTAAAGAAAATAAccgaaatgaatgaaagaataaacaaatgaaaggataaaaaaaaaaaacaagtataagagagaaatatttgtaCATTCAACATTTTGATATGTCATTAatatgtctttctttccttctttctttaaatttaaatttatttatttcaacttAGGAAAAGAATGATGAATCAACAATTAAGTAAAAGAATCAATAATAGAATGCATTCATttgtgcatacatacatactgaaattctgactttttttaaatgcactgagtaactgtcacatatatatgtatgaatatatgtatgtctgtatgtatttatttacactgGGTCATCTATGTACATGTTTCTAACCTGAGTAAATGTACAATTATCAAACTGTTTACATGTGACTGTCTAACCACACAAATTTATCATAGAATTGACAGAGGAGCACTGGTGATTCATTTCAACATTATTATGCAAATACTAACAGTTGttttttagctgtctgtttgtACCAATGACTGTAAAAAGCATGGACAGCATAACGTCTCTAAAAAGTGAAGCAATCACAGGTCTAGCGCCCCTGCTGGTAGACATCAGTATAATATGTAGCACCGCCCATCCCCATGTGTTTCAATGACAAAATAGCCTATTTTCCATGTCACTTTTCTCTTGTAAATCGTCTTTCTATCTATAGTATCCAATTCGAACACTTCATTTTCCCTATGCTaatatctgcacattttttatttttctccagaaattagtttttaaaactttattctaCTATATTGCAAGAAGGCATGGATACACTTGGGAATGAAGTGATTGACAGCCTTGGCTGAAAGAGACCAGCTGCAGCACCTGCATTGCACCCTTTCTGTTCATTACATGGAGTAGCTGAGTTTCTCAGGCAACCTAGTCTAACCTACcattgttttatcatttcttaTAACTGTTAAATTTAAATGCGCAGGACCTTGGTATTAGGAGAAGGGGCCGGCCATAGGTGTATCTGACTTACACACAGTTCGACTCTTGTCTCTAGTGCACAGACTCTGGTTCCAGATAGCAGCAGAGAGTCCCCACTGGGAAAATTCTGGCTCCAAATTAGACAACATGGCGGTGGACTTTTGGCTTCATTTCTATAGAACGGAAGGGCATGGAGCCACGCTGTCCATGCTTTTTAC encodes:
- the ncaph gene encoding condensin complex subunit 2 is translated as MSAFSTPTSRPRQWSSPSLGPKAALSATSTPLLDSLQGNDDEQERRQRRRSKVTDLHGIADSSINDSVGHSATGTPAAVPKLSTAQISEHYSTCIKLSTENKITTKNAFGLHLIDYMADILKQKDSELNFKVAAGTLDASTKIYAVRVDAVHADAYRVLGGLGSETKPKEGQDAGEEAEVVEGSEGDQAAVKQAPKKKRPPKKTVEQNLSNINRSESEMKCEVDPMFQRMAASFDENSTAGVFLSVLFSEDNRCELRFPSHMTLLRSQSPCTAVPTQHAPVQSFTENLKALEERPICPSLEDFSFTRWTPDQTINQMLEKMKQGEHAFDVNADVEPDAEEEVQDFGDQFDADGDDGGLEDYGGQGDAKEHKDACGLSSPSKGRGVIPIGEGDIATMCLQLSSQPREYSYFSPRTMATWVGPGYWLFKPGHKQDHMPEKEPRKRAPKAPFAIDFNEDIHFHNYFRTTRAATTISKSALNSNNKKTTLPADFQYPLSALSQLNMKPSNTLSAEGKKRLSGEMGDGIGEYDYNNANDTANFCPGVEGADSDDDCDAFAGSDDSQPAIDGANPGSPNLANVSTYGEDCLVPEPYKVNTIEINYAKTAKKMDMKRLKSTMWDLLTDSPEKPTQESANEQTAEVSGEKSFSQSTRTLLQRLPASMANNLSVPLAFVALLHLANEKNLELHKVDDMTDIIIKQGL